In the genome of Cyanobacteria bacterium GSL.Bin1, the window TCCATTCTGCACCATCGAGATCTGAAATTGCTTTGGCTTCCTCAGTTTCGGAAGCCATTTCAACAAATCCAAATCCTCTCATCCGACCGGTTTCTCGGTCAGTGGGCAAATGAACGCGCTTAACTGTTCCATACTCAGCAAAAACTTCATTTAAGTCTTCTTGGG includes:
- a CDS encoding RNA-binding protein, with the translated sequence MSIYIGNLDYSATQEDLNEVFAEYGTVKRVHLPTDRETGRMRGFGFVEMASETEEAKAISDLDGAEWMGRELKVNTAHPRENQGGGRKNQRF